In the Natronolimnobius baerhuensis genome, one interval contains:
- a CDS encoding endo-1,4-beta-xylanase, translating into MTDRTHLPTTDAAAEDRRSDITSNRDQTETALERRSYMQLLATLGVATPLLGAASETATAQAASDDWESAADERIETHRTGDLEVVVEDDSGERVADADVAVEMDEHAFGFGVAIDAPTLLEADETDPYREHTRELFNTVVLGDHHKWRFFDDNPQPANDATAWALEHDLDVRGHTCLWGNVNAWSIPPDVVEAMGVDWPEGGADDPDYDPEYVRERTLDHIEDLIEHYGDDIMEWEIVNEVLHETALIAAVEEGPDEELEPTAAATAPILAEWYDHAQTIADREGVGIAVNDYNTLEGDYADTQAAYHDQIQFLLEEGIDLDGIGFQCHFDAAETLEPEAVYSILDEFVEYDVGLRITEFDTFQELQGVEWESDEAKGEFLSQFLTTVYSHPAVEQFVLWGLWDGDHWGENFDGHEADAPLFYEDWEPKPGYDAYTDLVFEQWWTDESGATDSSGRYETQAFLGTHEVTVTVDETTVTETVSVTESDGTTEVVVTVSDDSEEISVGGYEPQDTTGDGLANDITGDGQSTHDDVAVFFEHIDGDTIQENPQLFDFAETGDVGFRDALALLRTI; encoded by the coding sequence ATGACTGATCGGACCCACTTGCCGACGACCGACGCCGCCGCGGAGGACCGGCGTTCGGACATCACGTCGAATCGCGATCAAACTGAGACGGCCCTCGAGCGACGGTCGTACATGCAGCTACTCGCCACACTCGGCGTGGCAACCCCGCTGCTTGGCGCTGCGAGCGAGACGGCGACTGCGCAAGCGGCAAGCGATGACTGGGAATCGGCAGCCGACGAACGGATCGAGACACACCGAACGGGCGACCTCGAGGTCGTCGTCGAAGACGACTCCGGTGAGCGGGTCGCTGACGCCGACGTCGCCGTCGAGATGGACGAGCACGCGTTCGGATTCGGCGTCGCAATCGACGCGCCGACGTTGCTCGAGGCGGACGAGACCGATCCCTATCGCGAGCACACGCGAGAACTATTCAATACCGTCGTGCTCGGCGACCATCACAAGTGGCGGTTTTTCGATGACAATCCCCAACCAGCCAATGACGCGACGGCATGGGCGCTCGAGCACGACCTTGACGTCCGAGGCCATACCTGCCTCTGGGGTAACGTCAACGCGTGGTCGATCCCGCCGGACGTTGTCGAGGCCATGGGGGTTGACTGGCCCGAGGGCGGCGCGGACGATCCTGACTACGACCCCGAGTACGTCCGCGAGCGCACACTCGATCACATCGAGGATCTCATCGAGCACTACGGCGACGATATCATGGAGTGGGAAATCGTCAACGAGGTGCTCCACGAGACGGCGCTGATCGCAGCGGTCGAGGAGGGGCCGGACGAGGAACTCGAGCCGACCGCAGCAGCTACCGCGCCGATTCTCGCCGAGTGGTACGACCACGCACAAACCATCGCCGACCGCGAGGGTGTTGGTATCGCCGTCAATGACTACAACACGCTCGAGGGCGACTACGCGGACACGCAGGCGGCGTATCACGACCAGATTCAGTTCCTGCTCGAGGAAGGCATCGACCTCGACGGCATTGGCTTTCAGTGTCACTTCGACGCGGCGGAGACGCTCGAGCCGGAGGCAGTGTATTCGATTCTCGACGAGTTCGTGGAGTACGATGTCGGCCTGCGAATTACCGAGTTCGACACGTTTCAGGAGTTACAGGGCGTCGAGTGGGAGAGCGACGAGGCGAAAGGCGAGTTCCTGTCTCAGTTTCTCACAACGGTCTACAGTCACCCGGCGGTCGAGCAGTTCGTGCTGTGGGGGCTCTGGGACGGCGATCACTGGGGCGAGAACTTCGACGGCCACGAGGCCGATGCACCCTTGTTCTACGAGGACTGGGAGCCGAAACCTGGCTACGACGCCTACACGGACCTCGTCTTCGAGCAGTGGTGGACCGACGAATCGGGTGCGACCGACTCGAGCGGGCGCTACGAGACGCAGGCGTTTCTGGGGACACACGAGGTCACGGTGACGGTGGACGAGACGACCGTGACGGAAACGGTTTCGGTGACAGAATCAGACGGTACAACGGAAGTCGTTGTCACGGTCTCCGATGATAGTGAGGAGATCTCGGTTGGCGGCTACGAACCACAGGATACGACAGGCGACGGGTTAGCCAACGATATCACCGGTGATGGGCAGAGCACCCACGACGACGTTGCCGTTTTCTTCGAGCATATCGACGGCGATACGATTCAGGAGAATCCGCAACTGTTCGACTTTGCTGAAACCGGAGATGTTGGGTTCAGGGACGCTCTTGCGCTGTTGCGGACGATCTGA
- a CDS encoding PKD domain-containing protein — protein MTRKPTDSDGEPAENNSLESQKKRSSSGRLGAGSRRSFLKASAGAGAFLLAGSSLAAGQELADETCESFGEITVGDGNFLLVNNDWGATADDFEMCSWLAEDGSYGYHWETRTTAGGEPNYPQVLLGTKPWGDDSGADSFPIQRGNVDELILDIDVDLDVSGGEWNLAEEWWLMEQPPSQETETHTHEIMLVLDWSDDHGHGGAIEDNAWTDQFGNTIDYWTVYNEGGGTDAAFHIFRVSGGLTTGQIDLTEIMDYLTQNVGISEDLWVSGIEVGSEYWQGTQGDVTYNTLDVTVNGTTYTSGSDGSGTPPGDGENGDNGDNGDDDDGDTGDDDSPGDDDDNLNAVMNESTTSASAGDRITFAVEDTTGAGTWIDSLEWDFGDGTTASGWWNEHTYDSAGTYTVALAATDNEGTTTTHEVEITVS, from the coding sequence ATGACACGCAAACCCACTGATTCCGACGGCGAACCGGCGGAGAACAACAGTCTGGAGAGTCAGAAGAAACGGTCCTCGAGCGGCCGTCTTGGAGCCGGATCGCGACGCAGCTTTCTGAAGGCGAGCGCTGGCGCGGGTGCGTTCTTGCTCGCCGGCAGTTCGCTCGCCGCGGGACAGGAACTCGCTGACGAGACCTGCGAGTCGTTTGGCGAGATCACCGTCGGCGACGGCAACTTCCTGCTGGTCAACAACGACTGGGGAGCGACCGCCGACGACTTCGAGATGTGTAGCTGGCTCGCGGAGGACGGCAGCTACGGCTACCACTGGGAGACGCGGACGACGGCAGGCGGTGAGCCGAACTATCCGCAGGTGCTGCTCGGCACCAAACCGTGGGGCGACGACAGCGGCGCCGACTCGTTCCCGATTCAGCGCGGCAACGTCGACGAACTGATTCTCGACATCGACGTCGACCTCGATGTGTCGGGCGGCGAGTGGAACCTCGCCGAGGAGTGGTGGCTGATGGAGCAACCGCCCTCTCAGGAGACCGAAACCCACACCCACGAGATCATGCTGGTGCTCGACTGGAGCGACGACCACGGCCACGGCGGGGCAATCGAAGACAACGCCTGGACCGACCAGTTCGGCAATACCATCGACTACTGGACGGTCTACAACGAGGGCGGCGGCACGGACGCAGCCTTCCATATTTTCCGCGTTAGCGGCGGCCTGACCACGGGACAGATCGATCTAACAGAGATCATGGACTATCTCACGCAAAACGTTGGTATCAGTGAGGACCTGTGGGTCAGCGGCATCGAAGTCGGCAGCGAGTACTGGCAGGGCACGCAGGGCGACGTCACCTACAATACCCTCGACGTAACAGTCAACGGAACGACCTACACCAGCGGGAGCGACGGATCTGGCACACCGCCTGGAGATGGCGAGAACGGTGATAACGGCGATAATGGCGATGATGACGACGGCGATACCGGTGACGACGACAGCCCAGGTGACGATGATGACAACCTGAACGCCGTGATGAACGAGAGCACGACGTCGGCGTCGGCTGGCGACCGCATCACGTTCGCCGTCGAGGATACCACGGGCGCTGGGACCTGGATCGACTCTCTCGAGTGGGACTTCGGCGACGGGACGACCGCCAGTGGCTGGTGGAACGAGCACACGTACGATTCCGCAGGGACGTACACGGTCGCGCTAGCTGCGACTGACAACGAGGGAACGACGACCACTCACGAGGTCGAAATCACCGTTTCCTAA
- a CDS encoding pyridoxamine 5'-phosphate oxidase family protein, whose product MGRESKLLGFIQEYSHEFTTKWEFPYTLRLALHKNQMMTVEEMSREEIESFLCDVNAGVLSLTDGAETYAIPESFGYDGDALYFQFVYTEESHKMKVVETTDIATLTAFTETPTKSVIVRGDLEMIPEAENSCATSALTRNATPPLLNVYPKTPSENLSFKFYRLNIATMSGRKFGESVVSPLEGLPDRGRKHLENALDASDPSEKDNHIRQVLQAYSSFPE is encoded by the coding sequence ATGGGCAGGGAGTCAAAATTATTGGGATTTATTCAAGAGTATTCACACGAATTTACTACAAAGTGGGAATTCCCCTATACGCTACGTTTGGCTCTCCACAAGAATCAGATGATGACTGTTGAGGAAATGAGCCGGGAGGAAATAGAGTCATTTCTCTGTGACGTGAATGCTGGGGTATTATCGCTCACTGACGGAGCAGAAACCTATGCCATACCAGAGTCATTTGGATACGATGGAGACGCACTCTACTTCCAATTCGTCTATACCGAAGAGAGTCATAAAATGAAAGTAGTAGAAACGACCGATATAGCAACGCTTACTGCATTTACTGAAACACCCACGAAGAGCGTCATTGTTCGTGGAGACCTCGAAATGATTCCAGAGGCTGAAAACAGCTGTGCGACAAGTGCACTTACAAGGAACGCGACACCCCCGCTGTTAAATGTCTATCCCAAAACGCCTTCTGAGAATCTCTCATTCAAGTTCTATCGCTTGAATATAGCTACGATGTCTGGAAGGAAATTTGGGGAGTCAGTAGTTAGTCCATTAGAAGGACTACCAGACAGAGGTCGGAAGCACCTCGAGAACGCATTAGACGCTAGTGATCCATCCGAAAAAGATAATCATATCCGACAAGTCCTACAGGCGTATTCATCATTTCCAGAATAG
- the gatA gene encoding Asp-tRNA(Asn)/Glu-tRNA(Gln) amidotransferase subunit GatA: MAENIFITEERIEGESDGPLADTTVAVKDNISTEGVRTTCGSAMLEEYVPPYDATVVSRLTDAGATIVGKTNMDEFGMGSTTETSAFGETDNPAAPGHVPGGSSGGSAAAVAAGEADVALGSDTGGSIRCPAAFCGVVGIKPTYGLVSRYGLVAYGNSLEQIGPFANTVEDAASLLDVIAGPDNHDATTRAPDLEGESYADAATGDVDGLQIGVPTELLEGADEGVVETFWESIAELEAQGAAYHEVSLPSVEHAVEAYYVIAMSEASSNLARFDGVRYGQSGGYDGNWNEAFAKARKEGFGDEVKRRILLGTYALSAGYHDKYYKKAQDARAWVKQDFDEALAEADVLASPTMPVPPFELGESLDDPLQMYLADANTVPVNLADLPAISVPAGETDGLPVGLQLVGPAFGEERLIQAASALE, translated from the coding sequence ATGGCCGAGAACATCTTCATTACCGAGGAGCGAATCGAAGGCGAGAGCGACGGCCCGCTCGCGGACACGACCGTCGCCGTCAAGGACAACATCTCCACGGAGGGCGTACGCACGACCTGTGGCTCTGCCATGCTCGAGGAGTACGTCCCGCCGTATGACGCGACCGTCGTCTCGCGGCTGACAGACGCCGGCGCGACCATCGTCGGCAAGACCAACATGGACGAGTTCGGGATGGGCTCGACGACCGAAACCTCCGCGTTCGGCGAGACGGACAACCCCGCCGCACCGGGGCACGTCCCCGGCGGCTCCTCCGGTGGCTCCGCGGCCGCTGTTGCCGCCGGCGAGGCCGACGTTGCACTCGGCTCCGATACTGGTGGGTCGATCCGCTGTCCCGCCGCATTCTGTGGCGTCGTCGGCATCAAGCCAACCTACGGGCTCGTCTCGCGCTACGGCCTCGTCGCCTACGGCAACAGCTTAGAGCAGATCGGCCCCTTCGCGAACACGGTCGAAGACGCGGCATCCCTGCTCGACGTGATCGCCGGCCCCGACAACCACGACGCGACGACTCGAGCGCCGGATCTCGAGGGCGAGTCCTACGCCGACGCCGCAACGGGCGACGTCGACGGGCTCCAGATTGGTGTCCCAACGGAACTGCTCGAGGGCGCTGACGAGGGCGTCGTCGAGACCTTCTGGGAATCGATTGCCGAACTCGAGGCCCAGGGTGCGGCGTATCACGAGGTCTCCCTGCCGTCGGTCGAACACGCCGTCGAAGCCTACTACGTGATCGCGATGTCGGAAGCCTCCTCGAATCTCGCACGATTCGACGGCGTCCGCTACGGGCAGTCAGGCGGCTACGACGGCAACTGGAACGAGGCCTTCGCCAAAGCGCGCAAGGAGGGCTTCGGCGACGAGGTCAAACGCCGCATCCTCCTTGGCACGTACGCACTCTCGGCTGGCTACCACGACAAGTACTACAAAAAGGCCCAGGACGCCCGCGCGTGGGTCAAACAGGACTTCGACGAGGCACTTGCCGAGGCCGACGTGCTCGCATCGCCGACGATGCCAGTGCCACCGTTCGAACTCGGCGAAAGTCTGGACGATCCGCTCCAGATGTACCTGGCCGACGCGAACACGGTCCCGGTCAATCTCGCGGATCTGCCCGCGATTTCGGTGCCAGCGGGCGAGACTGACGGCCTCCCAGTTGGACTCCAACTCGTCGGTCCAGCCTTCGGTGAAGAGCGTCTGATTCAGGCGGCAAGTGCGCTCGAGTAA
- a CDS encoding transcription initiation factor IIB gives MTDSTIQTRSDERRHTDQEQERESNKQASEREQCPECGGRLVSDAEHAETVCDDCGLVVDEGEIDRGPEWRAFDSAEKDKKSRVGAPTTNMMHDQGLSTNIGWQDKDAYGKSLSSRQRQKMQRLRTWNERFRTRDSKERNLKQALGEIDRMASALGLPENVRETASVIYRRALEEDLLPGRSIEGVATASLYASARQAGTPRSLDELTAVSRVEKDEIARTYRYVIRELGLEVQPADPESYVPRFASDLDLPDETERRARQLLKTAKDEGIHSGKSPVGLAAAAVYAAALLTNEKVTQNDVSEVASISEVTIRNRYHELLEAEEAAPV, from the coding sequence ATGACTGACTCCACAATCCAAACCCGTAGCGACGAGCGGCGCCACACCGACCAAGAACAGGAGCGGGAGTCCAACAAGCAGGCAAGCGAGCGAGAACAGTGTCCGGAGTGTGGCGGTCGTCTCGTTTCGGACGCCGAACACGCCGAGACAGTGTGTGATGACTGTGGGCTGGTCGTCGACGAAGGTGAGATCGACCGCGGGCCAGAGTGGCGCGCATTCGACTCCGCAGAGAAAGACAAGAAGAGCCGCGTCGGTGCCCCGACGACGAACATGATGCACGATCAGGGCCTCTCGACGAACATCGGCTGGCAGGACAAAGACGCCTACGGCAAATCCCTCTCGAGTCGCCAGCGCCAGAAGATGCAACGGCTGCGTACCTGGAACGAGCGCTTCCGCACTCGCGATAGCAAGGAGCGCAACCTGAAACAGGCACTCGGCGAAATCGACCGCATGGCGAGTGCGCTTGGGCTGCCAGAGAACGTCCGCGAGACTGCGAGTGTCATCTATCGGCGCGCACTCGAGGAGGACCTTCTCCCGGGTCGCTCCATCGAAGGCGTCGCAACTGCCTCGCTGTACGCCTCCGCGCGCCAGGCCGGAACCCCGCGCAGTCTCGACGAACTCACGGCGGTCTCTCGCGTCGAGAAAGACGAAATCGCTCGGACGTATCGGTATGTCATCCGCGAACTCGGTCTCGAGGTCCAGCCTGCCGACCCGGAGAGCTACGTGCCCCGTTTTGCGAGCGATCTGGACCTGCCCGACGAGACCGAACGCCGCGCCCGCCAGTTGCTCAAGACGGCCAAAGACGAGGGTATCCACAGTGGCAAGTCGCCGGTCGGCCTCGCGGCTGCTGCGGTCTACGCCGCCGCGTTGCTCACGAACGAAAAAGTCACCCAGAACGACGTCAGCGAGGTCGCGAGCATCTCCGAAGTCACCATCCGAAATCGGTATCACGAACTGCTCGAGGCCGAAGAAGCCGCGCCGGTCTGA
- the gatC gene encoding Asp-tRNA(Asn)/Glu-tRNA(Gln) amidotransferase subunit GatC — MSESPDEVEPDDVRHVADLARVDLDDDEIDQFTRQFADILGYFETLDDVPEVDRKADLANVMRPDEEHDSLEKDAALRNATETEDGYFKGPNVS; from the coding sequence ATGAGTGAGAGCCCGGACGAAGTCGAGCCGGACGACGTTCGCCACGTTGCAGACCTGGCTCGAGTCGATCTCGATGACGACGAGATTGACCAGTTTACGCGCCAGTTCGCGGACATTCTGGGGTACTTCGAAACCCTGGATGACGTCCCCGAAGTCGACCGCAAGGCAGACCTCGCGAACGTGATGCGACCCGACGAGGAACACGACTCCCTCGAGAAAGACGCAGCGCTCCGAAACGCAACCGAAACTGAGGACGGCTACTTCAAGGGGCCGAACGTTTCCTAA
- a CDS encoding NRDE family protein, producing MCTLTLAWQVFEDAPVAVAANRDEALERESRPPGVYREDPLIVAPQDSEAGGTWIGYNEHSVFAGITNRWLDAELAGERSRGLLVGDVLEAESAAEAATVVENATVKNEYDGFNLVVADAADAYCFQWDGSLERIDFEPGVHVVVNAAVDDDVSIPEHRAEAARAQASNARAVRRDLAVDSDESVSDWLERAGTVLGNHEYGVCVHGDGFGTRSSSLLALGSDHREYAFAPGPPCQTPYEDVRLEREGD from the coding sequence GTGTGTACACTCACGCTCGCCTGGCAGGTGTTTGAGGACGCGCCGGTCGCTGTCGCAGCGAACCGGGATGAAGCACTCGAGCGCGAGTCGCGGCCGCCGGGAGTCTACCGCGAGGACCCGCTGATCGTCGCCCCGCAGGATTCCGAAGCGGGCGGTACCTGGATCGGCTACAACGAACACAGTGTGTTCGCCGGGATCACGAATCGCTGGCTCGACGCCGAACTGGCGGGTGAGCGCTCGCGCGGCCTGCTCGTCGGCGACGTTCTCGAGGCCGAGTCAGCCGCTGAGGCGGCAACTGTCGTCGAGAACGCGACTGTCAAAAACGAGTACGATGGCTTCAATCTCGTCGTCGCCGACGCGGCCGACGCGTACTGCTTCCAGTGGGATGGCTCCCTCGAGCGGATCGACTTCGAACCCGGCGTCCACGTCGTCGTCAACGCGGCCGTCGATGACGACGTGTCGATTCCCGAGCACCGGGCCGAGGCCGCTCGAGCGCAGGCTTCGAATGCTCGAGCGGTTCGGCGTGACCTCGCCGTCGATAGCGACGAATCGGTCTCGGACTGGCTCGAGCGCGCTGGGACTGTTCTGGGTAATCACGAGTACGGCGTCTGCGTTCATGGTGACGGGTTCGGCACGCGCTCGTCGTCGTTGCTCGCGCTCGGGTCCGATCACCGGGAATACGCGTTCGCACCGGGGCCACCCTGTCAGACCCCCTACGAGGACGTGCGCCTCGAGCGCGAGGGCGACTAG
- a CDS encoding glycoside hydrolase family 9 protein produces MSQQQHTAMERRRVLQAMGGLATASLLGGAMTGTGMAAHDDEYRGVRVNQVGYPLEGLKRAIITSQAMDVDGVSTFSLVDADSGEAVYEGDLMDETLGEGPDAASPWDGDDAVTDEFGTDHDLKYANFTEFDEPGEYRVVVGDEESYSFEIDDASELYAPVLRDVGRLYTLKRSSTRIEDPYTGLEMGPGHEQDEEAIIAEPLGDWLEDYEAGDTISITNGWYDAGDYGKYVNPTGVTVAQLMLAYERNPESFHAGQFHIDHLVDDPELGDMPDVLVECKEGLRFLTQMQRPNGSLFYKLAGNESFPGMDVAPEDDDMDRYVFGTSSAGTAHACAAFAMAARVYEDHDPDFAQSMLEHAEDAWAWLEANPDLVWEESANQDEGSGAYGRDGFDEPDRFWAAAELLRTTGDDSYDQWIQNTDLGFDSFEGEVDDLPSDEEAPIDWNNPVGLGHYAYFWADGDLAGTSHEDTETAAAGLNGAYWATQRYLDDPAANEFDAWTTGVYGLYWGWTKSGLSRALQGIWAVEMHEEIGNEWIADQPEADVITEPLHHVLGRSPTGYSFVTGHGERSTQNPHDRIVQSQEMDEPIPGMLVGGPHLGDGVEDDETLEHLGVDSPGAFDQGPLLAYADIHDSYATNEWAINYTAPLFMLLAEVVGTIDETPEPDPVETGDSIQVGEYNTEDTTSDGLHNDFTGDGETTHDDVTAFFENLEDENIQNNPEAFDFAGDGEVGFADIVEMLNRI; encoded by the coding sequence ATGAGCCAACAGCAACATACGGCGATGGAGCGTCGACGCGTCTTGCAAGCAATGGGCGGACTCGCAACCGCTTCGCTTCTTGGTGGGGCAATGACCGGAACGGGGATGGCGGCCCACGACGACGAGTACCGTGGCGTGCGCGTCAATCAAGTTGGGTATCCACTCGAGGGACTCAAACGAGCGATTATCACGTCCCAGGCGATGGATGTCGACGGCGTCTCGACGTTTTCGCTCGTCGATGCCGACAGCGGCGAGGCGGTCTATGAGGGCGACCTCATGGACGAAACCCTCGGTGAGGGGCCAGATGCAGCCTCTCCCTGGGATGGCGACGACGCAGTGACTGACGAGTTCGGCACGGACCACGACCTCAAGTACGCCAATTTCACCGAGTTCGACGAGCCGGGCGAGTATCGGGTCGTCGTCGGGGACGAGGAGTCCTATTCGTTCGAAATCGATGACGCGAGCGAACTGTACGCACCAGTGCTTCGGGACGTCGGTCGCCTCTATACGCTCAAGCGCTCGAGCACCCGTATCGAGGACCCCTACACCGGCCTCGAGATGGGACCCGGCCACGAACAGGACGAGGAAGCCATCATTGCCGAACCACTCGGCGACTGGCTCGAGGACTACGAGGCCGGCGACACGATCAGCATTACCAACGGCTGGTACGATGCGGGCGACTACGGCAAGTACGTCAACCCGACGGGGGTTACCGTTGCGCAACTCATGCTTGCCTACGAGCGCAACCCCGAGTCGTTCCACGCCGGCCAGTTCCACATCGACCATCTCGTTGATGATCCGGAACTCGGCGACATGCCGGACGTACTCGTCGAGTGCAAGGAGGGCCTGCGCTTTTTGACGCAGATGCAGCGGCCAAACGGGTCGCTGTTCTACAAACTCGCGGGCAACGAGAGCTTCCCGGGCATGGACGTCGCACCCGAAGACGACGATATGGATCGGTACGTTTTCGGCACCTCCTCGGCCGGCACGGCCCACGCCTGTGCGGCCTTTGCGATGGCCGCCCGCGTCTACGAGGACCACGACCCCGATTTCGCCCAATCGATGCTCGAGCATGCCGAGGACGCCTGGGCCTGGCTCGAGGCCAACCCGGACCTTGTCTGGGAGGAATCGGCAAATCAGGACGAAGGGTCGGGTGCCTACGGCCGCGATGGGTTCGATGAACCGGATCGATTCTGGGCGGCCGCCGAGTTGTTGCGGACGACCGGGGATGACAGCTACGATCAGTGGATTCAGAACACTGACCTTGGCTTCGACAGCTTCGAGGGAGAGGTCGATGACCTGCCCTCGGACGAAGAAGCGCCAATCGACTGGAACAACCCAGTTGGCCTCGGCCACTACGCGTACTTCTGGGCCGACGGCGATCTCGCTGGCACCAGCCACGAGGATACAGAGACGGCCGCTGCTGGACTCAATGGCGCGTACTGGGCGACACAACGATACCTCGACGATCCGGCCGCCAACGAGTTCGACGCGTGGACGACCGGCGTCTACGGCCTCTACTGGGGCTGGACGAAATCTGGCCTCTCGAGGGCGCTCCAGGGTATCTGGGCCGTCGAGATGCACGAGGAAATCGGCAACGAGTGGATCGCAGATCAGCCGGAAGCCGACGTGATAACGGAGCCACTCCATCACGTCCTCGGGCGCAGTCCGACGGGGTACTCGTTCGTCACCGGCCACGGCGAGCGCTCGACGCAGAACCCACACGACCGCATCGTCCAGAGCCAAGAGATGGACGAGCCGATTCCGGGCATGCTCGTCGGCGGCCCACACCTCGGCGACGGTGTCGAAGACGACGAGACGCTCGAGCACCTCGGTGTCGACTCGCCGGGCGCGTTCGACCAGGGACCGCTGCTGGCGTATGCGGACATTCACGACTCCTATGCCACGAATGAGTGGGCGATCAACTACACTGCGCCGCTGTTCATGCTGCTGGCCGAAGTTGTCGGCACCATTGACGAGACGCCCGAACCCGACCCAGTCGAAACGGGTGATAGCATTCAGGTCGGCGAGTACAACACCGAAGACACCACGAGCGACGGTCTACACAACGACTTCACTGGTGATGGCGAGACCACCCACGACGACGTGACGGCCTTCTTCGAAAATCTCGAGGACGAAAACATCCAGAACAACCCAGAGGCGTTTGACTTCGCTGGAGACGGCGAGGTCGGATTCGCGGATATCGTGGAAATGCTCAACCGAATCTAA
- a CDS encoding helix-turn-helix transcriptional regulator has product MSISAAEAELSEDERAGLELVRDTGGIHQSDFWKELGVSSRKGSRIVEALVEKDLVDREETVYSGHNTYHITPTARDLDFRLLMAGDMLSPFIGEEEVDPNSDAFSQWIMNLAYEE; this is encoded by the coding sequence GTGAGCATTTCAGCGGCCGAAGCAGAACTCTCAGAGGACGAACGCGCCGGTCTCGAACTCGTTCGCGACACTGGTGGCATTCACCAGAGTGACTTCTGGAAGGAACTGGGCGTGTCCTCGCGCAAGGGCAGCAGGATTGTCGAAGCGCTCGTCGAAAAGGACCTTGTCGACCGCGAGGAGACGGTCTACAGCGGTCACAACACCTACCACATCACGCCAACTGCTCGAGACCTCGACTTTCGGCTATTGATGGCCGGCGACATGCTCTCGCCGTTTATCGGTGAAGAGGAAGTCGATCCCAACAGCGACGCCTTCTCGCAGTGGATTATGAACCTCGCGTACGAAGAGTAA
- a CDS encoding alpha/beta fold hydrolase — MASPLALEDSDSSTELTTEFRTINGIELHTVVAGDPADPLVVFLHGFPEYWGAWRRQIAPLVESGYRVLVPDQRGYNRSEKPRGVRAYRQPQLAADIAGLIESEGTGSAHVVGHDWGGMVAWDLALRYPEYVNRLTIANAPHPTAFRQHLLSNPAQIRRSWYAYCIQVPWLPERLCRYDDFRLLERALRDTAAPGTFTDDDLERYRRAWSVPGALSGMLNWYRASARYPPNPPREQIDAPTLVIWGTDDVALGTELALDSYEYCPREERRLELLEGTSHWVQHEHPERVTELLLEHAAAGDATHT, encoded by the coding sequence ATGGCTTCCCCGCTGGCACTCGAGGATAGCGACTCGAGCACCGAACTGACGACGGAGTTTCGGACGATCAACGGAATCGAACTCCATACGGTCGTCGCGGGCGACCCGGCCGATCCGCTCGTTGTCTTTTTACACGGCTTTCCGGAGTACTGGGGCGCGTGGCGACGACAGATTGCACCGCTCGTCGAGTCGGGCTATCGCGTGCTCGTGCCCGATCAGCGAGGTTATAATCGAAGCGAGAAGCCACGCGGCGTTCGCGCGTACCGCCAGCCCCAACTCGCGGCCGATATCGCGGGGCTAATCGAGTCTGAGGGCACTGGGAGTGCTCATGTCGTCGGCCATGATTGGGGCGGCATGGTTGCCTGGGACCTCGCGCTTCGGTATCCCGAGTACGTCAACCGACTTACGATTGCCAACGCACCGCACCCGACGGCGTTCCGCCAGCATCTGCTCTCGAATCCCGCCCAGATTCGGCGCAGTTGGTACGCCTACTGCATTCAGGTACCCTGGCTCCCCGAGCGACTCTGTCGGTACGACGACTTTCGACTCCTCGAGCGCGCGCTCCGAGACACCGCCGCGCCGGGAACGTTCACCGACGACGATCTCGAGCGATATCGTCGCGCTTGGAGCGTCCCCGGTGCGCTCTCGGGCATGCTGAACTGGTATCGTGCAAGCGCCAGATACCCGCCAAACCCGCCGCGAGAGCAGATTGACGCCCCGACGCTTGTTATCTGGGGCACCGATGACGTCGCGCTTGGGACCGAACTCGCCCTCGACAGCTACGAGTACTGCCCTCGAGAGGAGCGCCGACTCGAACTCCTCGAGGGAACGAGTCACTGGGTCCAGCACGAACACCCCGAGCGCGTGACTGAGTTGTTACTCGAGCATGCTGCTGCGGGAGACGCGACCCACACATGA